The following are encoded in a window of Oreochromis aureus strain Israel breed Guangdong linkage group 10, ZZ_aureus, whole genome shotgun sequence genomic DNA:
- the grk1b gene encoding rhodopsin kinase GRK1b — protein MDIGGLETVVANSAYVSARGSMDGASAAALRDKKMRARLKLPHIRNCEHMKATLDTTFDSMCVKQPIGKRLFQQYLESDATHKNAGELWKDIEEYVVCQEKDRLQKAQKIVNKYYQSASKNFCTFLEEKAIIRVKEDLKNVRGDLFKESEQQLLKHLEKVAVDGFKNSMYFLRFAQFKWMESQPFDEEWFMDFRVLGKGGFGEVFACQAKATGKMYANKKLDKKRLKKRKGYEGAIVEKRILAKVHSRFIVTLAYAFQTKTDLCLVMTIMNGGDLRFHMYNVDEKNPGFDEKRACFYTAQIICGLEHLHQHRIVYRDLKPENVLLDDAGHVRLSDLGLAVELPPGKDTTSGYAGTPGFMAPELLQKKQYDYSVDYFTLGVTVYEMIAAKGPFRVRGEKVENEEVTRRILNDPVSYTPKFSKECKDICEGLMEKDPTKRLGFKNNECAELKNQPFFKDINWGRLEAGMVPPPFVPDPKMVYAKNIDDVGAFSTIKGVVLDDKDAEFYNDFASGNVPVPWQEEMIETGVFGELNIWGEKGKLPNDLDPNYVEAKGGGCVLL, from the exons ATGGACATCGGTGGCTTGGAGACTGTAGTGGCAAACTCTGCCTATGTGTCAGCCCGTGGCAGCATGGATGGAGCTTCAGCAGCTGCGCTGCGTGACAAAAAGATGCGTGCCAGACTGAAACTCCCACATATCAGAAATTGTGAACACATGAAAGCAACACTAGACACCACCTTTGACAGCATGTGTGTCAAGCAACCCATCGGCAAGCGTCTCTTCCAGCAATATCTGGAGAGTGATGCAACCCATAAAAATGCTGGAGAGCTGTGGAAAGACATTGAAGAATATGTCGTGTGCCAAGAGAAGGACAGACTGCAGAAGGCTCAAAAGATAGTCAATAAATACTATCAATCAGCTTCAAAGAATTTTTGCACTTTCCTAGAGGAGAAGGCCATCATTAGAGTTAAAGAAGACCTCAAGAATGTCCGTGGTGACTTATTTAAGGAGAGTGAACAACAGCTGCTCAAGCACTTGGAAAAAGTGGCCGTAGATGGCTTTAAGAACAGCATGTACTTCCTGCGTTTTGCTCAATTCAAATGGATGGAGAGCCAGCCGTTTGATGAAGAGTGGTTTATGGACTTCCGGGTACTGGGTAAAGGAGGTTTTGGCGAAGTGTTTGCTTGTCAGGCAAAGGCAACAGGCAAAATGTATGCCAACAAGAAGCTAGACAAAAAGAGGCTGAAGAAACGCAAAGGCTATGAG GGAGCAATTGTGGAGAAGCGCATCCTTGCAAAAGTTCACAGTCGGTTCATTGTGACGCTGGCTTATGCCTTCCAGACCAAGACAGACCTTTGCCTGGTTATGACCATCATGAATGGTGGTGATTTAAG GTTTCACATGTACAACGTCGACGAAAAAAATCCTGGTTTTGATGAGAAGAGAGCATGTTTCTATACAGCTCAGATCATCTGTGGGCTGGAACACCTTCATCAGCACAGAATCGTATACAGAGATCTGAAGCCAGAAAATGTACTTCTTGATGATGCAG GACATGTCCGCCTGTCAGATTTGGGTCTGGCTGTTGAACTTCCACCAGGAAAAGATACAACTTCTGGATATGCTGGGACTCCAG GTTTCATGGCACCAGAGCTGCTTCAGAAGAAGCAGTATGATTACTCTGTGGACTACTTTACTCTGGGAGTCACGGTGTATGAGATGATTGCTGCCAAAGGACCTTTTAGAGTACGAGGAGAAAAG GTTGAGAATGAAGAGGTAACTCGCAGAATTCTAAATGATCCAGTTTCTTACACACCAAAATTCAGCAAAGAATGCAAGGACATCTGCGAGGGCCTGATGGAGAAGGACCCGACTAAACGACTGGGCTTCAAAAATAACGAGTGCGCAGAGCTCAAGAATCAGCCATTTTTCAAAGACATTAACTGGGGACGTCTAGAAGCAG GAATGGTACCGCCTCCATTTGTCCCCGATCCTAAAATGGTCTATGCCAAAAATATTGATGATGTGGGTGCCTTCAGCACAATCAAAGGTGTGGTCCTGGATGACAAGGACGCCGAGTTCTACAATGACTTTGCGTCTGGCAACGTCCCAGTACCCTGGCAGGAGGAAATGATTGAGACAGGTGTGTTTGGAGAGCTGAATATCTGGGGAGAGAAGGGGAAGTTGCCCAATGACCTTGACCCTAATTATGTGGAAGCCAAAGGGGGGGGATGTGTGCTGCTTTGA
- the LOC116330279 gene encoding claudin-15-like, whose translation MNTLIEVVALFLGFVSWILTLITLEDQHWRESSQDGSVILTSNLYENLWMSCASDSTGNYNCRDFPSLFALPGYIQASRALMITSIVFGSFGLVATLVGMKCSKIGGENYVLKGKIAAVGGVFFLLQGLCTMIAVSWYAANITQQFFDILYQGTKYELGEALYIGWASATLAICGGSCLLCSCGIMTDNEKIPYPVQPSSRGHVLSTVAPSQSVPSNYDRNAYV comes from the exons ATGAACACGCTCATTGAAGTCGTAGCACTTTTTCTAGGTTTTGTTAGTTGGATATTGACTCTTATAACACTAGAAGATCAGCACTGGAGGGAATCCAGTCAAGACGGGAGTGTTATATTAACTTCTAATCTCTATGAGAACCTATGGATGTCTTGTGCAAGTGACTCAACGGGGAACTATAACTGTCGTGACTTTCCATCCCTTTTTGCTCTTCCag GATACATTCAGGCCTCCCGAGCACTGATGATTACTTCAATTGTGTTTGGGTCGTTTGGCCTGGTGGCTACGCTTGTAGGAATGAAGTGCTCGAAAATAGGTGGAGAAAACTATGTTCTAAAGGGGAAGATTGCTGCAGTCGGAggagtgttttttttactgcaag GGCTTTGCACCATGATTGCCGTGTCTTGGTACGCAGCAAACATCACCCAGCAGTTCTTTGACATCCTCTACCAAGGGACAAA GTATGAGCTTGGAGAGGCGCTTTATATTGGCTGGGCTTCAGCTACGCTTGCCATTTGTGGAGGCTCGTGCCTGCTGTGTTCCTGCGGAATTATGACTGACAATGAAAAAAT ACCGTATCCAGTCCAACCATCCTCCAGAGGACACGTGCTGTCAACTGTGGCACCCTCTCAGTCTGTACCAAGCAACTATGACAGAAACGCATATGTCTAA
- the sat2b gene encoding diamine acetyltransferase 2b: MNFKIRCAAKEDCKDISRMIMDLAIYEKMPDQVKISHEELERDGFCQNPFFECLVAEVPEEHKSNEGFTVIGYALYFYTYSTWKGRAVYLEDLYVMSEFRGNGIGTALLSKVAEIGKKKQCVRLQLSVLNWNTPSRDFYAAKGAQDLTVTEGWHAIRFDGQNLDNLANEAPKD; the protein is encoded by the exons ATGAATTTCAAAATACGGTGTGCTGCGAAAGAAGACTGCAAAGACATATCGAGGATGATAATG GATTTGGCGATTTATGAAAAGATGCCTGACCAAGTGAAGATTTCGCATGAAG AGCTAGAGCGCGATGGTTTCTGCCAGAACCCCTTCTTTGAATGCCTCGTTGCAGAAGTACCGGAAGAGCATAAGTCTAATGAGG GATTCACAGTCATCGGGTACGCCCTTTACTTTTACACTTACAGTACATGGAAGGGGCGGGCAGTATATTTGGAGGACCTGTATGTGATGTCAGAATTCAGAG GAAATGGCATTGGTACAGCTTTATTGAGCAAAGTTGCAGAG ATTGGGAAAAAGAAGCAGTGTGTGCGGCTGCAGTTGTCCGTGTTAAACTGGAACACTCCCTCTCGAGACTTTTATGCTGCTAAAGGAGCTCAGGACCTCACTGTCACTGAAGGCTGGCATGCTATCCGCTTTGATGGACAGAACCTGGACAATTTAGCAAATGAAGCGCCTAAAGATTGA